Proteins co-encoded in one Bremerella sp. TYQ1 genomic window:
- a CDS encoding response regulator codes for MSTSTPSRGRALVCDDSMLMRKLVIDSLTEDGWTIVGEAQNGQEAVEKYQELKPDVVTLDIVMPEHDGIFGLEQIMNFDPDAKVVMVSALNQTSLVAESVRKGAQDFMVKPFLPEQLQETMRRLVDANLPT; via the coding sequence ATGAGCACATCCACACCATCCCGCGGTCGGGCACTTGTTTGCGATGACTCGATGTTGATGCGAAAACTCGTGATTGATTCGCTTACCGAAGACGGTTGGACGATCGTCGGCGAAGCACAAAACGGCCAAGAAGCGGTCGAGAAATACCAGGAACTGAAGCCAGATGTCGTCACACTCGATATCGTGATGCCCGAACACGATGGCATTTTCGGCCTGGAACAGATCATGAATTTCGATCCAGACGCGAAAGTTGTCATGGTCAGTGCGTTAAACCAAACGTCGCTCGTAGCGGAATCGGTGCGAAAAGGAGCTCAAGACTTCATGGTCAAGCCGTTCCTGCCTGAACAACTGCAGGAAACGATGCGACGCCTCGTCGATGCAAATCTGCCTACCTAA
- a CDS encoding VCBS repeat-containing protein, with amino-acid sequence MGLPQITNVQIVDFNRDGVNDLLVCDALGSRVLLVERDNDGSWIESTLVADVAAPAHATVVDIDQDNDNDLIVSVLGNIMPDDHVIGRVELFENIDGEFRRHVILDDVRRVADVQFGDFDGDDDLDLAVAVFGYSRGSVLWLENQGDFKFRDHELLSGPGTIHVPVGDYDQDGDLDIAAIVTQDEEELWGLENLGDGEFKKRRLWMTINPDLGSAGLVQCDLDQDGDLDLVLPVGDNLEDFDAYPQPYHGCYWFENCGDWQFEPHRISDLGGTYAAAVDDLNGDGNEDIVLVSLTNNWLEPNNASIVWLENDGQQNFKTWQIAAAPLHLVTVATGDLDGDGLPDIAAGSLNVRRPHRKLGRISTWLNRFEAKP; translated from the coding sequence ATGGGGCTTCCCCAAATCACAAATGTTCAAATCGTTGACTTCAATAGAGATGGAGTTAACGATTTGCTGGTATGTGATGCCCTCGGAAGTCGGGTCCTTCTGGTTGAACGTGATAACGATGGCAGCTGGATTGAATCGACGCTGGTTGCCGATGTCGCCGCGCCGGCCCACGCGACGGTCGTCGATATCGATCAAGATAACGACAATGACCTTATTGTCTCGGTTTTAGGTAATATCATGCCTGACGATCATGTCATTGGCCGGGTCGAATTGTTTGAGAACATCGACGGGGAATTCCGCCGGCATGTGATCCTCGACGACGTGCGGCGTGTTGCCGACGTGCAGTTTGGAGACTTCGATGGAGACGACGATCTCGATCTTGCGGTGGCCGTGTTTGGGTACTCTCGGGGAAGTGTGCTTTGGCTGGAAAACCAGGGAGATTTCAAGTTTCGCGATCATGAACTTCTGAGCGGGCCTGGCACCATTCACGTACCGGTTGGCGACTACGATCAGGATGGCGATCTCGACATTGCCGCGATTGTGACCCAAGATGAAGAAGAGCTATGGGGCCTGGAGAACCTAGGAGATGGTGAGTTTAAAAAACGACGACTCTGGATGACAATCAATCCTGACCTGGGAAGTGCCGGGTTGGTTCAATGCGATCTGGATCAGGATGGCGACTTGGATTTGGTTTTACCGGTAGGAGACAACCTGGAAGACTTCGATGCCTACCCGCAGCCATACCATGGTTGCTACTGGTTTGAAAACTGTGGTGATTGGCAGTTTGAACCTCATCGCATATCCGATTTAGGGGGCACTTACGCCGCTGCTGTGGATGACCTTAACGGCGACGGAAACGAGGATATTGTGTTAGTGAGCTTGACCAATAACTGGCTTGAGCCGAATAACGCCAGCATTGTCTGGTTGGAAAATGATGGGCAGCAAAACTTCAAGACTTGGCAAATTGCCGCGGCCCCTCTGCACTTGGTAACTGTTGCTACGGGGGACCTGGACGGTGATGGACTGCCTGACATTGCTGCTGGCAGTCTCAATGTTCGACGCCCTCATCGGAAGTTGGGGAGAATCAGTACCTGGCTCAATCGCTTTGAGGCTAAGCCATGA
- a CDS encoding carboxypeptidase-like regulatory domain-containing protein: MQKSAFVFLWFLFAMMFHQGCASRDDNLPNLGEVSGTVTLNDKPLANVSVSFESEGGQVSFAKTDEQGHYELKYRDGVMGAEVGTNKVRIETVMDAPPGPGYRDPIPPKYNRDTTLTVDVTEGENTHDFSLVSK; this comes from the coding sequence ATGCAGAAGTCAGCATTTGTTTTCCTTTGGTTTCTATTTGCGATGATGTTCCATCAAGGCTGCGCCAGTCGAGATGACAATCTGCCTAACCTCGGAGAAGTAAGCGGAACCGTCACCCTGAATGATAAGCCTTTGGCAAATGTTTCCGTTTCCTTTGAATCGGAAGGTGGGCAAGTATCGTTTGCCAAGACGGACGAACAAGGGCACTACGAACTCAAATATCGTGACGGAGTGATGGGTGCCGAAGTTGGTACCAACAAGGTTCGAATTGAAACGGTTATGGATGCACCTCCGGGACCGGGATACCGCGATCCCATTCCTCCGAAATACAACCGTGACACGACTTTGACGGTCGACGTGACGGAGGGGGAAAACACCCACGATTTTAGTCTCGTCTCCAAATAG
- a CDS encoding ATP-binding protein, with translation MGDDNNWLWSNKETIPSDTAEGQRLIKELLSQLDRAEWASHDSFGIHLAAEEAIVNAIKHGNKQDPNKSVEVDMRVGKERVMIHITDEGPGFKPDAVPDPTLDENLDVPSGRGVMLIKAYMSEVEYNEKGNSIRMVKVRS, from the coding sequence ATGGGCGACGACAACAACTGGCTGTGGTCCAACAAGGAAACCATTCCTAGCGATACGGCGGAAGGTCAGCGTCTTATCAAAGAACTGCTATCGCAATTGGACCGCGCTGAATGGGCTTCGCACGATTCTTTCGGGATTCATTTGGCCGCGGAAGAAGCGATTGTTAATGCAATCAAGCACGGGAACAAACAGGACCCTAACAAGTCCGTCGAAGTCGACATGCGTGTTGGCAAAGAACGCGTCATGATTCACATTACCGACGAAGGGCCTGGTTTTAAGCCAGATGCCGTTCCGGATCCGACCCTGGACGAAAACCTGGATGTCCCGTCCGGCCGCGGTGTCATGTTGATCAAAGCCTACATGAGCGAAGTCGAGTACAACGAAAAGGGAAACTCGATCCGGATGGTAAAAGTCCGTTCGTAA
- a CDS encoding STAS domain-containing protein, whose product MSDHKRLKVSEVEDVTVVEFKDRKILDDVQIQEIGQEFSDLVEVDKKRSILLNFSHVEFLSSSALGKLISLDKQVKQQDGHLKMSNIRPEIMEVFAITRLNKLFDIKDDVPDALAAFRG is encoded by the coding sequence ATGTCGGACCATAAACGCCTCAAAGTATCCGAGGTGGAGGACGTTACCGTTGTCGAGTTCAAGGATCGCAAGATCCTGGATGACGTCCAGATTCAAGAGATTGGGCAAGAGTTTAGCGATCTGGTCGAGGTCGATAAGAAGCGAAGCATTTTGCTGAACTTCTCCCACGTCGAATTCCTATCGAGTTCTGCGTTGGGCAAGCTGATTAGCCTCGATAAACAGGTCAAACAGCAAGATGGACACCTTAAAATGAGCAACATTCGACCGGAGATTATGGAAGTATTTGCCATTACCCGGCTGAATAAGCTCTTTGATATTAAGGATGATGTGCCTGATGCATTGGCAGCCTTTCGTGGTTAA
- a CDS encoding transposase produces the protein MQTLQTECLDHFIVFGEQHMDHLVQEFVTHYHEERPHQVKENDLLIPDDVPTAGILSISSVNCRERLGGVLKHNQRQAG, from the coding sequence ATGCAGACGCTGCAGACGGAATGTCTGGATCACTTCATCGTCTTTGGCGAACAGCACATGGACCACCTGGTGCAGGAGTTCGTAACACACTATCACGAGGAGCGGCCGCACCAGGTTAAAGAGAATGATCTGCTGATTCCGGATGATGTGCCTACGGCTGGCATTCTATCGATCAGCTCCGTCAATTGTCGCGAACGTCTGGGCGGTGTACTGAAACACAATCAACGCCAAGCGGGGTGA
- a CDS encoding DUF4279 domain-containing protein, with amino-acid sequence MSTKNRAILRVYSETLRVDDISSLINAVPSKAIRKGDPISRQSKNSKTHEDSICFFDAETSDPMGLDKCVETLLEILENSKVLALNESCDLRMDIICYLAVIPGRLINSCCLEHELITRLSRLPIHLIINAVPE; translated from the coding sequence ATGAGCACTAAGAACAGGGCTATATTGCGTGTCTATTCAGAAACTTTGCGGGTCGACGATATTTCGTCGTTGATAAACGCCGTACCTAGCAAGGCGATTCGCAAGGGAGATCCGATAAGTAGACAATCAAAGAATAGTAAAACTCACGAAGACTCAATTTGTTTTTTTGATGCCGAGACTTCGGATCCCATGGGGCTCGATAAGTGTGTAGAAACACTATTGGAAATACTTGAGAATTCCAAAGTGTTGGCACTTAATGAATCGTGTGATTTGAGAATGGATATTATCTGCTACTTAGCGGTAATTCCCGGTCGTCTTATAAATTCTTGTTGCCTCGAGCACGAATTGATCACTAGATTATCGCGGTTACCAATCCATCTAATTATCAATGCTGTACCAGAGTGA
- a CDS encoding tetratricopeptide repeat protein gives MRVSITILVAIVLVELVAAGIYLRQEVATTIPLLPKEQLNDPSIIPQLEVLADDAQDGSVDQWYRLGEGLLGKGFYSHAELAFRQSLREDRSHLKSQFGFAFCLDRTGRMEESNVAYGKVVQGAALTPEEQAMQVYALYAMGRNSLRMEDEEQAHLLFQQNSGYPAADYQQAKLWIRSGNAEKALPLIRENLANIPFSLGFHFLDQRAQDALGDRRAAFKAKSMVDRSAYLVSLNFNTDYVAPLNAQTGIDARVTDLTEAREDEDWDRVEVIAHEVFSVIGDSSVFAAKPFVDAMLQAMIHKQQPQEVLDLVAKLKSEGRVDAITLEAAGDAYLLLNDPTQAIECWQRALRLNPSISLHEKLADHGSVGQSFHRSQVAFKQGLEHYRRNRLRSAIPKFQQAIDINPDSADAWYYLGEMYFHLDQLDEATKAYQKCSELDPRHGKALDKINYLRQRE, from the coding sequence ATGAGGGTTTCTATCACAATTCTTGTTGCTATCGTGTTGGTCGAATTAGTGGCAGCAGGCATTTACTTACGGCAAGAGGTAGCCACTACCATTCCGCTGTTGCCCAAAGAGCAACTTAACGATCCTTCAATCATCCCACAGCTTGAAGTGCTTGCGGATGATGCGCAGGATGGCAGCGTTGATCAATGGTATCGCTTGGGTGAAGGTTTGCTGGGAAAGGGATTTTACTCTCATGCCGAGTTGGCCTTTCGGCAATCGCTTCGAGAAGATCGTTCCCATCTAAAGTCGCAATTCGGTTTCGCGTTTTGCCTCGATAGGACTGGCCGTATGGAGGAAAGCAATGTCGCCTATGGCAAGGTCGTACAAGGGGCAGCGCTGACTCCTGAAGAGCAAGCGATGCAAGTCTATGCTTTGTATGCCATGGGGCGAAACTCGCTTCGAATGGAGGATGAAGAACAGGCCCATCTGCTGTTTCAGCAGAATTCAGGCTATCCGGCAGCCGATTATCAGCAGGCAAAGCTATGGATTCGCTCCGGAAATGCCGAAAAGGCGCTGCCTTTGATTCGCGAAAATCTGGCAAACATTCCGTTCTCCCTAGGGTTTCACTTTCTCGACCAGCGTGCCCAAGATGCCCTGGGCGATCGACGAGCCGCTTTTAAGGCCAAGTCAATGGTGGACCGCTCTGCCTATCTCGTTTCGCTGAACTTCAATACAGACTACGTCGCTCCGCTAAACGCTCAGACCGGAATCGATGCCCGTGTTACCGATCTGACAGAAGCTCGCGAAGATGAAGACTGGGACCGGGTTGAAGTCATTGCTCATGAAGTGTTTTCCGTGATTGGCGATTCAAGCGTGTTCGCTGCCAAACCGTTTGTCGATGCCATGTTACAAGCAATGATCCATAAGCAGCAGCCGCAAGAGGTTCTCGACCTCGTGGCGAAATTGAAATCCGAAGGCCGAGTTGACGCGATTACCTTAGAGGCTGCTGGCGATGCCTACCTGTTGTTGAATGACCCAACCCAGGCCATTGAATGCTGGCAACGTGCGTTAAGGCTGAATCCAAGTATTTCGCTTCACGAGAAGCTTGCCGATCACGGAAGTGTAGGGCAGAGCTTCCATCGCAGTCAGGTGGCATTTAAACAAGGTCTGGAACACTATCGTCGAAACCGACTCCGCTCAGCCATTCCCAAGTTTCAACAAGCGATCGATATCAATCCTGACTCTGCCGATGCATGGTATTACCTCGGAGAGATGTATTTTCATTTAGATCAACTTGATGAGGCCACGAAAGCATATCAGAAATGCTCTGAGCTCGATCCACGGCATGGGAAAGCGCTCGATAAGATCAATTACCTAAGACAGAGAGAATAG
- a CDS encoding HEAT repeat domain-containing protein: protein MSIVPENPTRPIRSVVILAGAILLAIGVGSFWTKTYWIPDRFETLMLDAPESEISERMGHAFDHSQAPFQDLAKWMASDRAVIAIEASHLAESKIELWKTQPASQIAPQVMTFLDALQHHIDQYPQATRHRIHQMTQEIAGWNLGNATAERGQILLALEDLIRRTKSSVPINATAANDAMLSEHLAATDQNIISSHDLTAQVTAEFNSHHKIELNNGLPWTTTGLPSLTPSQNNKPIESNTIVHNDSEVLPANRRVSIGQPLKLPTLIDNPKQLNSEIRPPHKTIDFSRLTTLEVMWKLHAQSTQITDLARQTLIERRFNEDDLALAAQLTNPDVAIRLQLVQRLPSLPRADRKDWLYYMTKDPDADVRYGAAAALLTSTDPRLLRRLRADMATDPSPRVQALITR from the coding sequence ATGTCTATAGTGCCGGAAAACCCGACCCGTCCCATCCGAAGCGTTGTTATTCTGGCAGGCGCAATCTTGCTAGCAATCGGCGTCGGTAGTTTTTGGACAAAGACTTATTGGATCCCTGATCGCTTTGAGACACTGATGCTCGATGCGCCGGAATCAGAAATTTCGGAGCGTATGGGCCACGCATTCGATCATTCTCAGGCACCCTTTCAAGATCTCGCCAAGTGGATGGCATCGGATCGGGCAGTCATTGCTATCGAGGCTTCGCATCTAGCTGAAAGCAAAATCGAACTTTGGAAAACCCAACCAGCATCTCAGATAGCACCACAAGTAATGACATTTTTAGATGCCTTACAGCATCATATCGATCAATATCCACAAGCAACGCGTCATCGCATTCATCAGATGACCCAAGAGATAGCCGGCTGGAATCTGGGAAATGCCACTGCTGAACGTGGACAAATCTTACTAGCCTTAGAAGATCTCATTCGACGCACGAAGAGTTCCGTTCCCATCAACGCTACGGCAGCCAACGATGCGATGCTAAGTGAACATTTAGCAGCTACCGATCAGAACATTATCTCTTCGCACGATCTCACCGCCCAGGTCACTGCGGAGTTCAATTCGCATCACAAAATCGAGCTAAACAATGGGTTGCCATGGACTACAACAGGACTTCCGAGCCTGACACCATCGCAGAACAATAAACCAATCGAATCGAATACCATCGTGCATAACGATTCAGAGGTACTTCCTGCCAACCGACGCGTATCAATCGGGCAGCCTCTGAAACTTCCTACACTAATCGACAATCCCAAGCAGCTTAATAGCGAGATTCGGCCTCCCCATAAGACAATCGATTTCAGCCGGCTCACGACTTTGGAAGTCATGTGGAAGCTGCATGCCCAGTCGACACAAATTACAGATCTGGCACGTCAAACGTTGATCGAACGCAGGTTCAACGAGGACGACTTGGCATTAGCGGCCCAACTCACTAATCCAGATGTTGCCATACGATTGCAACTGGTACAGCGGCTACCATCGTTGCCAAGAGCCGATCGAAAAGACTGGCTCTACTACATGACCAAAGATCCCGACGCGGATGTCCGGTACGGAGCCGCGGCGGCCCTGCTTACTTCGACCGATCCGCGACTTTTAAGACGTTTAAGAGCGGACATGGCAACAGATCCCAGTCCGCGAGTGCAAGCCTTAATTACTAGATGA
- a CDS encoding HAD family phosphatase: MPELNAIVFDMDGTILNTEMLYPKVSTEILRRRGLQLTQPLTDAMMGRPAPVAFQVMIDWHDLADSIEALSAESEEIFADILETSLGLMPGFTELFKSIVEADYPIAVCTSARRDTAIDLLGRFNITPDLQFVIGGDEVEHGKPHPEIYLTAAERLGFTPHQLVVFEDSQTGCKAAIDAGTHAIAVPGDHSRKHAFDGAQFVADTLHDRRIYELLEIPLPT; this comes from the coding sequence ATGCCTGAATTGAATGCCATTGTCTTCGATATGGATGGGACCATCCTCAACACGGAGATGCTTTATCCCAAAGTTTCTACCGAAATCCTTCGCCGGCGGGGTCTCCAGCTCACCCAGCCACTAACCGATGCCATGATGGGTCGTCCAGCTCCGGTCGCTTTTCAAGTGATGATCGACTGGCACGACTTAGCCGATTCCATCGAAGCTCTGTCGGCTGAGTCGGAGGAAATTTTCGCCGACATCCTGGAAACGTCACTCGGCCTCATGCCTGGCTTTACGGAACTGTTCAAATCGATTGTCGAAGCCGACTATCCCATTGCTGTCTGCACGAGTGCTCGGCGCGACACGGCAATCGACTTATTAGGCCGGTTTAATATTACGCCGGATCTACAATTTGTAATTGGTGGCGACGAGGTCGAACATGGCAAACCTCATCCCGAAATCTATCTAACCGCAGCCGAGCGCCTCGGGTTTACTCCCCATCAACTGGTCGTTTTCGAGGACAGCCAAACGGGCTGCAAAGCGGCAATCGACGCTGGTACGCATGCCATTGCCGTACCTGGCGACCATAGTCGCAAACATGCCTTCGATGGGGCTCAATTTGTTGCCGATACGCTGCACGATCGTCGCATCTACGAACTACTGGAAATCCCATTGCCAACCTAA
- a CDS encoding MFS transporter, with the protein MAPGVHEPTIREHDDELNSLTSTSFIGLVLTQFFGAANDNIFRWFAIGIGKEQQPEHVGTILMAGTACMVAPYLIFAPHAAFFADRYSKRSVIVACKIAEIVIMILGIMLAWSGQLFWLFSVVFFLGAQSAMYGPAKLGAIPEILKTKHISSANGIIGLATVVATALGTVVGNLLSDWTHQGETNLWLAGLIMVGFAIVGIGTSLWIQKLPVNQPGLKFPWNPFRSVVKDLKALKVNSGIFYVAMGSAFFWTLAALAQLNIDQFAAESGTTTQADVGPLLAVLVVGTAVGCILAGYWSQGHVEMGILPLGATGLAVCSFLLFLCPSPIVGADGNWNFVFFIASVLLFLMGTSAGLFEVPLASFLQHRAPAEKRGTILAATNFLTFGGILLVSVIFSILRTPVYEGDVRNIDQIAQLEVSPEFAEEVTERSTQFRNDIVAGRKNKTPLEIADGISSSDAEKTYAFASLLMTQLHQAFVDQNPIDRSEIIDKYPDHKQLVAEIYFQATNLPLLSSRQIFLLCSVVTIPILFYILYLLPQNSLRFLVWLASETFYRIRVHDRENLPAEGGALLVSNHVSWLDGVLLMLTSSRPVRMLVWGGNFKSEWFRKFVEYHGAILIDKGPKGIQRALQRGREAIENGELVCVFAEGGITRSGQIQGFKPGLLKMVDGTSAPVVPVFIDELWGSIFSFSEGKFFWKIPRTWQTPISIHFGEPIEPPYGIHVIRQAVQQLGAVAFQRRVDRVIPPAKTMLRICKRRLFKSKVADSTGADLSGGIFLTRILVLYRLLNRHVLKPRKDEPYVGVLLPPSVGGAATNAALALDRRIAVNLNYTTDNDVMNYCIKKCGIKSVLTSRKFMERFDWDLDCDVVYLEDLKDKPTAWDKISSLFAAFVVPSWILDRAYGLNKIGPNDTLTVIFTSGSTGTPKGVQLTHANVSSNVQAIEQVVHLNRKDVIIGILPFFHSFGYTVTLWTLLGIDVKSAYHFSPLEPKVIGKLTKKHGGTAILTTPTFLRSYIRKVEADDFKTLEIVVAGAEKLPIDLCQSYEEKFGVRPVEGYGCTELSPLVSVNIPPARSIDNFQIDRKEGTVGRPIPNVAAKILDLDTGEEKGVNEPGMLWINGPNVMKGYLDMPEETEAVLHDGWYKTGDVAMIDEDGFLKITGRMSRFSKIGGEMIPHVRIEEVILEILGPSESEDLTVAVTAVEHPTKGERIIVVHTALDKKPEEIRQQMKQAGLPNLYIPSADSFMEVDKIPILGTGKLDLRGLKETANAQFSASGSEATSQTESN; encoded by the coding sequence ATGGCCCCTGGCGTCCATGAACCCACCATCCGAGAACACGACGACGAACTGAACAGTCTGACGTCGACGAGCTTTATCGGCCTGGTTTTGACGCAATTCTTTGGTGCCGCGAACGATAACATTTTTCGTTGGTTCGCCATTGGCATCGGAAAAGAACAGCAACCAGAGCATGTCGGTACCATCCTAATGGCAGGAACGGCCTGTATGGTCGCTCCTTACCTGATTTTTGCGCCGCACGCAGCTTTTTTCGCCGACCGTTATAGCAAGCGAAGCGTGATCGTGGCTTGCAAGATCGCGGAAATCGTGATCATGATCCTCGGCATCATGCTGGCTTGGAGCGGGCAACTGTTCTGGCTCTTCAGCGTCGTGTTTTTCCTCGGTGCCCAAAGTGCGATGTACGGCCCAGCCAAACTGGGGGCCATTCCCGAGATTCTCAAGACAAAGCATATCTCGTCGGCAAATGGCATAATCGGTCTGGCTACCGTCGTTGCGACGGCACTAGGGACCGTGGTCGGTAATCTCCTGAGCGACTGGACCCACCAGGGAGAGACCAACTTATGGTTGGCCGGCCTGATCATGGTCGGGTTCGCTATCGTCGGTATCGGGACCAGTTTGTGGATTCAGAAACTTCCGGTAAATCAGCCGGGGCTTAAGTTTCCCTGGAACCCATTTCGCAGCGTGGTCAAAGACCTGAAGGCTTTAAAAGTCAACAGCGGCATTTTCTACGTTGCGATGGGCAGCGCATTCTTTTGGACGCTGGCCGCATTGGCTCAGTTGAACATCGATCAATTCGCTGCCGAAAGTGGTACGACGACTCAGGCCGACGTGGGCCCTTTGCTTGCGGTGCTTGTCGTGGGGACTGCAGTGGGGTGCATTCTTGCCGGCTATTGGTCGCAAGGGCACGTCGAGATGGGAATTCTCCCCCTGGGCGCAACTGGTCTGGCCGTCTGTTCGTTTTTATTGTTCCTCTGTCCATCCCCCATCGTCGGTGCTGATGGCAACTGGAACTTTGTTTTCTTTATTGCCAGCGTTCTTTTGTTCTTAATGGGTACGTCGGCGGGCCTCTTTGAAGTTCCCCTTGCATCGTTCCTGCAGCACCGTGCGCCTGCGGAAAAACGTGGCACCATTCTGGCTGCGACCAACTTCCTCACGTTCGGCGGCATTCTTTTGGTCTCGGTGATCTTCTCGATTCTGCGAACGCCAGTTTACGAGGGAGATGTCCGCAACATCGATCAAATCGCCCAACTGGAAGTTTCTCCTGAGTTTGCTGAGGAAGTTACCGAACGCTCTACGCAGTTCCGAAACGACATCGTCGCTGGCCGCAAAAACAAAACACCACTAGAAATCGCCGATGGCATTTCCTCGAGCGACGCAGAAAAGACGTACGCGTTTGCCTCGCTTTTGATGACGCAATTGCACCAAGCGTTCGTCGATCAAAATCCGATCGATCGAAGCGAAATCATCGACAAATACCCTGACCACAAACAGCTTGTGGCGGAAATCTATTTTCAAGCCACCAACTTACCGCTGCTCAGTTCGCGGCAGATTTTCCTGCTGTGCAGCGTGGTGACCATTCCGATTTTGTTTTACATCCTTTATCTGCTTCCGCAGAACTCGCTGCGGTTCCTTGTTTGGCTGGCAAGCGAAACGTTCTACCGCATTCGGGTCCACGATCGCGAAAACCTGCCGGCAGAAGGGGGAGCCCTTCTCGTTTCCAACCACGTATCGTGGCTAGATGGTGTGCTACTGATGCTGACAAGCAGTCGCCCAGTTCGAATGCTTGTTTGGGGCGGCAATTTTAAGAGCGAATGGTTCCGGAAATTTGTCGAGTACCACGGGGCCATCTTGATCGATAAGGGGCCTAAGGGAATTCAACGGGCTCTGCAAAGAGGGCGAGAAGCGATCGAAAACGGCGAACTCGTCTGTGTGTTCGCGGAAGGCGGAATTACGCGTAGCGGTCAGATCCAGGGCTTCAAACCTGGGCTCCTGAAGATGGTCGACGGGACATCAGCTCCGGTTGTCCCGGTCTTTATTGACGAGTTGTGGGGAAGTATCTTTTCTTTTAGCGAAGGAAAATTCTTCTGGAAAATTCCTCGCACCTGGCAAACCCCTATCTCCATTCACTTTGGCGAACCGATCGAGCCTCCCTACGGGATTCACGTCATTCGCCAGGCAGTGCAACAACTAGGAGCAGTCGCCTTTCAGCGACGCGTAGATCGAGTGATTCCTCCAGCCAAGACAATGCTCCGAATCTGTAAGAGACGCCTATTCAAATCAAAAGTGGCGGACTCGACTGGTGCCGATCTGTCCGGCGGCATCTTCCTGACACGCATCCTTGTGCTTTATCGCCTGCTGAATCGACACGTTCTGAAGCCACGAAAAGATGAGCCATATGTGGGCGTTCTGCTGCCACCTTCGGTAGGTGGCGCGGCGACGAATGCTGCTTTGGCACTCGATCGTCGTATCGCGGTCAACTTGAACTACACGACCGACAACGACGTGATGAACTACTGCATTAAAAAGTGTGGTATCAAGTCGGTGCTAACGAGTCGTAAGTTTATGGAACGTTTCGACTGGGATCTCGACTGCGACGTCGTTTACCTCGAAGACCTCAAAGATAAGCCGACTGCTTGGGACAAAATCAGCAGCCTGTTTGCCGCGTTTGTCGTGCCGAGCTGGATCCTTGATCGTGCGTACGGCTTGAACAAGATTGGCCCGAACGACACGCTCACGGTTATCTTTACCTCCGGTTCGACAGGCACTCCCAAGGGCGTTCAACTTACCCACGCGAACGTCTCGTCTAACGTTCAAGCGATCGAGCAAGTTGTTCACCTCAATCGCAAAGACGTGATCATCGGCATCTTGCCGTTCTTCCACTCCTTTGGATATACGGTCACGCTTTGGACACTGCTGGGCATCGACGTGAAGTCTGCCTATCACTTCAGCCCGCTTGAACCGAAAGTCATCGGCAAGCTGACCAAGAAGCATGGTGGAACAGCAATTCTCACCACCCCTACCTTCCTGCGAAGCTACATCCGCAAAGTGGAAGCGGACGACTTCAAGACGCTGGAAATTGTCGTGGCCGGGGCCGAGAAACTTCCTATCGACTTGTGTCAAAGCTATGAAGAAAAGTTCGGTGTTCGTCCCGTCGAAGGATACGGATGCACGGAACTTTCCCCATTGGTTTCCGTCAACATCCCGCCGGCACGTTCGATCGATAACTTTCAGATCGACCGCAAAGAAGGAACCGTCGGTCGCCCCATTCCGAATGTCGCCGCGAAGATCCTGGATCTCGATACCGGCGAAGAAAAAGGTGTGAACGAACCAGGCATGCTCTGGATCAACGGCCCCAACGTGATGAAGGGCTATCTCGACATGCCAGAAGAAACGGAAGCCGTGCTTCATGACGGTTGGTACAAGACCGGCGACGTTGCGATGATCGACGAAGACGGCTTCCTGAAGATCACCGGACGAATGAGCCGCTTCTCGAAGATCGGCGGCGAAATGATTCCGCACGTCCGTATCGAGGAAGTCATCCTGGAAATCCTAGGGCCAAGCGAAAGCGAAGACCTTACGGTTGCCGTCACCGCTGTCGAGCACCCGACCAAGGGAGAACGGATTATTGTTGTCCACACGGCCTTGGACAAAAAGCCGGAAGAGATTCGCCAACAGATGAAACAAGCTGGCTTGCCGAACCTTTACATTCCGTCGGCAGACAGCTTCATGGAAGTCGACAAGATTCCAATTCTCGGAACCGGCAAGCTTGACCTGCGAGGGCTAAAGGAGACTGCCAACGCTCAATTTTCCGCAAGCGGATCCGAGGCAACTTCTCAAACCGAATCGAACTAA